Proteins encoded together in one Planctomyces sp. SH-PL14 window:
- a CDS encoding sugar phosphate isomerase/epimerase family protein yields the protein MSWQRTAVGAETPSEITFFPGEIESLVTREQLGRIALNHTTTWRWSPQDDVRVYRRAGLQAIGVSHLKLLRYGLRDAVPALRKSGLQVSSLGWVGGFAGLTGGYRYSDAIQDGKRLLKLARLIGAESVTVLSGPQRGHIRPQAYRCLQDGIFELSLAAERLGVRLALQPMHPLFSEQWSFLSTLRDTFQVVRGFDPKVVGVTLGTYHIGADPDFEEYTRLLLPYIANVTVSDWKIDTQHDNDREIPGYGISPLAAQLAQFERIGYRGRYEVEVWSRDAWQGDGKSVVKACLAGMGRLLQLAPQGAASRN from the coding sequence ATGTCGTGGCAACGGACTGCGGTCGGAGCCGAGACTCCCTCTGAGATCACGTTCTTTCCGGGCGAGATTGAAAGTCTCGTCACGCGAGAACAGCTCGGCCGCATCGCGCTGAACCACACCACGACGTGGCGGTGGTCTCCCCAGGATGACGTCCGCGTGTACCGCCGGGCGGGCCTGCAGGCGATCGGGGTCTCCCACCTCAAGCTCCTCCGATACGGGCTCCGCGACGCCGTGCCGGCGCTGCGGAAGTCGGGTCTGCAGGTCTCCAGCCTCGGCTGGGTCGGCGGCTTTGCGGGACTCACGGGCGGTTACCGTTACAGCGACGCCATCCAGGACGGGAAGCGGCTGCTCAAGCTGGCCCGACTGATCGGCGCGGAGTCCGTGACCGTCCTCTCGGGGCCGCAGCGGGGTCACATTCGCCCGCAGGCTTATCGGTGCCTGCAGGATGGGATCTTCGAATTGTCGCTGGCGGCGGAACGTCTGGGCGTGCGGCTGGCGCTCCAGCCGATGCACCCCTTGTTCTCAGAACAGTGGTCCTTCCTGAGCACGCTGCGGGATACGTTCCAGGTCGTGCGGGGCTTCGATCCCAAGGTCGTCGGCGTGACGCTCGGGACTTACCACATCGGGGCGGATCCGGACTTCGAAGAGTACACCCGGCTTCTGCTTCCCTATATCGCCAACGTCACGGTCAGCGACTGGAAGATCGACACGCAGCACGACAATGACCGGGAGATCCCGGGCTATGGCATCTCGCCGCTGGCGGCCCAGCTCGCGCAGTTCGAGCGGATTGGTTATCGCGGCCGCTATGAAGTCGAAGTCTGGTCCCGCGATGCCTGGCAGGGTGACGGCAAGTCGGTGGTGAAGGCGTGCCTTGCTGGGATGGGGCGGCTTCTTCAGTTGGCGCCGCAGGGAGCGGCCTCTCGTAACTGA
- a CDS encoding DUF3500 domain-containing protein, with translation MVDRPSCPDCDSTEEGTPGHSRRRFLQVTGTAAAAGWLKTLPSPAHAEPTSSPSSSSARSSESLVKTLYDSLTPDQRKKICFAWDHTDSRGLLRTHVSNNWQIVDQKTLNVVSPFYTKDQQELIEAIFHSFYNPEWRERIHQQLKDDAGGYGTQQTIALFGEPGTGKFEFVMTGRHLTIRCDGDSTEHVAFGGPIFYGHAAKGFDETKDHPGNVFWPQALKANELFQMLDGKQRMQALVHDMPGEHEVAFKGKKTIDGIPVSELSADQKEVAQKVLKSLIEPYRTSDQTEALKCLETQGGLDACRLAFYPDDDIGDDKVWDVWRLEGPSFVWHYRGSPHVHVWVNVADDPSVPLNV, from the coding sequence ATGGTCGATCGACCTTCGTGTCCGGACTGTGACTCCACCGAAGAAGGCACACCGGGACACTCACGTCGCCGCTTCCTGCAGGTGACCGGAACTGCGGCGGCGGCCGGATGGCTCAAGACGCTTCCCTCTCCGGCTCACGCGGAACCGACCTCCTCCCCTTCATCCTCTTCCGCTCGCAGCAGCGAGTCACTGGTCAAGACCCTTTACGACTCCCTGACTCCCGATCAGCGCAAGAAGATCTGCTTCGCCTGGGATCACACCGACAGCCGCGGTCTGCTCCGCACGCACGTCTCGAACAACTGGCAGATCGTCGATCAGAAGACCCTCAACGTCGTCAGCCCTTTCTACACAAAGGATCAGCAGGAGCTGATCGAGGCGATCTTCCACAGCTTCTACAACCCCGAGTGGCGTGAGCGGATCCATCAGCAGCTCAAGGACGATGCCGGCGGTTACGGCACGCAGCAGACGATCGCCCTCTTCGGCGAGCCCGGCACGGGGAAGTTCGAGTTCGTGATGACCGGTCGGCACCTCACGATCCGCTGCGACGGAGACTCCACCGAACACGTCGCCTTCGGCGGCCCGATCTTCTACGGGCACGCCGCCAAGGGTTTTGACGAAACGAAGGATCACCCCGGCAACGTCTTCTGGCCGCAGGCCCTGAAGGCCAACGAACTGTTCCAGATGCTCGACGGCAAGCAGCGGATGCAGGCCCTCGTCCACGACATGCCGGGCGAGCATGAAGTCGCCTTCAAGGGAAAGAAGACGATCGACGGAATCCCGGTGAGCGAACTTTCGGCCGACCAGAAAGAGGTCGCCCAGAAGGTCCTCAAGTCCCTGATCGAGCCGTATCGGACTTCCGACCAGACCGAGGCCCTCAAGTGCCTCGAGACGCAGGGTGGACTCGATGCCTGCCGCCTTGCCTTCTATCCCGATGACGACATCGGTGACGACAAAGTCTGGGACGTCTGGCGGCTGGAAGGTCCGTCCTTCGTCTGGCATTATCGCGGATCGCCTCATGTTCATGTGTGGGTGAACGTGGCGGACGATCCTTCTGTGCCGCTCAACGTCTGA
- a CDS encoding type II secretion system F family protein, translating into MHTASIDSPGRVSYRSLANASRSLAQMLMAGVDIRKAFITVAEKAPDRRLKRGLDDIALQIKAGQDVTTALRSNGELFPSLFIELIHVAEQTGSLPEVLKALADHYENLVRLRKEFLGQITWPIVQFVAATLVIALLIFILGMLPVPQDILGWGLLGPTGALKWLGGWAVAIATMVVVYKVLSRVPAIRTVVHRILMSLPVIGRCMQSFAIARFSWAFYLTQEAGLPVDESLDASLKATANGAFASAADQMIADVRSGETLTETLDHSGLFPAEFMQIVNVAETSGTVPEQLHRMSPTFEEDARRSLRFMTGVLAGAIWFGVAAMIVFLIFTIFSWYADMINRAGQL; encoded by the coding sequence ATGCACACCGCTTCGATCGATTCTCCCGGACGCGTCTCGTACCGGTCCCTGGCCAACGCCTCCCGCTCCCTGGCCCAGATGCTGATGGCCGGCGTCGATATCCGCAAAGCGTTCATCACGGTCGCCGAGAAGGCTCCCGACCGGCGGCTGAAGCGGGGGCTCGACGACATTGCCCTCCAGATCAAGGCGGGTCAGGACGTCACGACGGCGCTCCGCTCCAACGGCGAGCTCTTCCCGTCGCTGTTCATCGAGCTGATTCACGTCGCGGAGCAGACCGGCTCGCTGCCGGAGGTTCTGAAGGCGCTGGCGGACCACTACGAGAACCTGGTGCGGCTGCGGAAGGAGTTCCTCGGGCAGATCACCTGGCCCATCGTCCAGTTCGTGGCGGCGACCCTGGTCATCGCACTCCTGATCTTCATTCTCGGGATGCTCCCCGTTCCGCAGGACATCCTGGGATGGGGACTGCTGGGGCCGACCGGTGCGCTGAAGTGGCTCGGGGGCTGGGCCGTGGCCATCGCGACGATGGTGGTCGTCTACAAGGTCCTCTCCCGGGTCCCGGCGATCCGCACCGTCGTGCACCGGATCCTGATGTCGCTGCCGGTCATCGGCCGCTGCATGCAGTCCTTTGCGATCGCGCGGTTCTCGTGGGCCTTCTATCTCACCCAGGAGGCCGGACTGCCGGTCGACGAGAGCCTGGACGCGAGCCTCAAGGCGACGGCCAACGGCGCGTTCGCCAGCGCCGCCGACCAGATGATTGCCGACGTCCGGAGCGGCGAGACCCTGACCGAGACGCTCGACCACTCGGGGCTTTTTCCGGCGGAATTCATGCAGATCGTCAACGTGGCCGAGACTTCGGGGACCGTGCCGGAACAGCTGCACCGGATGAGCCCGACGTTCGAAGAGGACGCCCGTCGCAGCCTGCGATTCATGACCGGTGTGCTGGCCGGAGCGATCTGGTTCGGCGTGGCGGCGATGATCGTCTTCCTGATCTTTACGATCTTCAGCTGGTACGCCGACATGATCAATCGCGCGGGGCAGCTCTGA
- a CDS encoding aldose epimerase family protein produces MAMSVLGATMAGAEPPKGEPFGKTSRGEPVELYTLKNKGGLTAKIMTRGATLTELNVPDKNGDVADVVLGWDDVAGYESADNQYFGCTTGRVANRIAKGKFTVLNKEYQVPVNNAPNALHGGVERSLDKVVWKAEPFETHRGQGVKFTYTSPDGEEGYPGKLTMEVSYQLTGDNELRIEYIATSDRPTPVNLTNHSYFNLQGAGSPTVLDHEVTIHADKYTPTDDTLIPTGKIDPVEGTPLDFRSAHKIGERIEQLDKTAAIGYDHNFVLNGASGTLRKIARVKDPKSGRVLTVQTTEPGVQFYTGNFLKGQKAKGSKTYAHRSALCLETQHFPDSVNHPEFPTTILKAGDKYTHICVYGFSAE; encoded by the coding sequence ATGGCGATGTCCGTCCTGGGAGCGACAATGGCCGGCGCCGAGCCGCCCAAGGGAGAGCCGTTCGGGAAGACCTCCCGCGGCGAACCGGTTGAGCTCTACACCCTCAAGAACAAAGGGGGGCTCACCGCCAAGATCATGACCCGCGGGGCGACGCTGACCGAACTGAACGTTCCGGACAAGAACGGGGACGTCGCGGATGTCGTCCTCGGCTGGGACGACGTTGCCGGATACGAGTCGGCCGACAACCAGTATTTCGGATGCACGACCGGGCGCGTCGCGAACCGCATCGCCAAGGGAAAGTTCACCGTCCTCAATAAGGAGTATCAGGTCCCCGTCAACAACGCCCCGAACGCCCTGCATGGCGGCGTGGAGCGGAGCCTCGACAAGGTGGTCTGGAAGGCGGAGCCGTTCGAGACCCATCGCGGCCAGGGAGTCAAGTTCACCTACACGAGCCCGGACGGCGAAGAAGGCTATCCCGGCAAGCTGACGATGGAAGTGAGCTACCAGCTCACGGGCGACAACGAACTGCGGATCGAATACATAGCGACGTCCGACCGTCCGACGCCGGTGAACTTGACGAACCACAGTTACTTCAACCTCCAGGGTGCCGGCTCGCCGACCGTTCTGGACCATGAAGTGACGATTCACGCCGATAAGTACACCCCGACGGACGACACGCTCATCCCGACGGGAAAGATCGATCCGGTCGAAGGGACGCCGCTCGACTTCCGCTCCGCGCACAAGATCGGTGAGCGGATCGAACAGCTGGATAAGACTGCCGCGATCGGCTACGACCACAACTTCGTGTTGAACGGCGCCTCCGGCACACTGCGGAAGATCGCTCGCGTCAAGGACCCCAAGTCGGGCCGTGTCCTCACGGTCCAGACGACGGAGCCCGGCGTGCAGTTCTACACTGGCAACTTTCTGAAGGGGCAGAAGGCGAAGGGAAGCAAGACCTATGCCCACCGCAGCGCTCTGTGTCTGGAGACGCAGCACTTTCCGGACTCGGTGAATCATCCCGAGTTCCCGACGACGATCCTCAAGGCGGGAGACAAGTACACGCATATCTGCGTGTACGGGTTCTCCGCGGAGTAG
- a CDS encoding neutral zinc metallopeptidase, with the protein MRLDGPESDNVEDRRGSRSGPMLLGGGGMGMVVILIVYTLLGGNPLALLNQMQRQGPPPQQQQADAPLETTPEEEEMVSFVKRVLASTEQVWTEQFRADGEQYQLPRLVLFRDRVQSACGGASAAMGPFYCPGDAKVYLDLAFYDEMRDRFHAGGDFAQAYVIAHEIGHHVQNLLGISDRVHAAQGRPDFNEQSVRLELQADFLAGLWAHHANKKRPMLEEGDVEEAIQAATAIGDDRLQKQSQGYVVPDSFTHGSSEQRVRWFMKGLKSGKFTDGNTFAIPYDQL; encoded by the coding sequence ATGCGTCTGGATGGTCCGGAGAGCGACAACGTCGAGGATCGCCGCGGGTCCCGGTCGGGGCCAATGCTGCTGGGGGGCGGGGGGATGGGGATGGTTGTCATCCTCATCGTCTACACGCTGCTGGGCGGCAACCCGTTGGCTCTCCTGAACCAGATGCAGCGGCAGGGGCCGCCGCCGCAACAGCAGCAGGCGGACGCGCCGCTCGAGACGACTCCGGAAGAAGAGGAGATGGTCTCGTTCGTGAAGCGGGTTCTGGCCTCGACCGAGCAGGTCTGGACGGAGCAGTTCCGGGCGGACGGGGAGCAGTACCAGCTTCCGCGGCTCGTGCTCTTCCGCGATCGGGTCCAGTCGGCGTGCGGTGGGGCGAGTGCGGCGATGGGGCCGTTTTACTGTCCTGGGGATGCCAAGGTGTATCTGGACCTGGCGTTCTATGACGAGATGCGGGACCGGTTCCACGCGGGGGGGGACTTTGCCCAGGCGTACGTGATTGCCCATGAGATCGGGCATCATGTTCAGAACCTGCTGGGGATCTCGGACCGCGTGCATGCCGCGCAGGGGCGGCCGGACTTCAATGAGCAGTCCGTTCGTCTGGAGCTTCAGGCGGACTTCCTGGCGGGGCTGTGGGCGCATCACGCCAATAAGAAGCGTCCCATGCTGGAGGAGGGGGACGTGGAGGAGGCGATTCAGGCGGCGACGGCGATTGGCGATGACCGGTTGCAGAAGCAGTCGCAGGGCTATGTCGTGCCGGACTCATTCACGCACGGGAGTTCGGAGCAGCGTGTCCGGTGGTTTATGAAGGGGCTGAAGTCGGGGAAGTTCACGGACGGGAACACGTTCGCGATTCCCTACGATCAGCTGTAG
- a CDS encoding flagellar biosynthesis protein FlhB, which produces MADIERDSKTEEASQRRREQSRSEGQVAYSTDLSTGLVLTALAAILWLGGPVIGDSLLGAFRQTLSHAPRTDWNVMHGSMVGRWLVGATWSAVGGFSLAILLVSVGAGLLQAGFHISTETIAIKWERLLPTRGWQKLFSMESMTKVLAAVAKIALAGTVVWLVIRGDWHALSTAGRVSVRHAVLTGWSTAVWLLLMLGLSALIVGAADYGFQWWRHEQNLKMTKEEAKQEQKEENGDPHVRSKRRQMQREMRKPRGFKNVATATVVLKNPTHFAVALLYDPATMAAPKVVAKGAGPHARRILKLAEANGVPVLERKPLARALYKMVDVGKEIPMELYQAIAEILATVYRTKKAA; this is translated from the coding sequence ATGGCGGACATCGAACGCGATTCCAAAACAGAAGAGGCGTCCCAACGGAGACGCGAGCAATCGCGCTCCGAGGGTCAGGTCGCGTACAGTACGGACCTTTCGACCGGGCTCGTCCTCACGGCGCTCGCCGCCATCCTGTGGCTGGGGGGGCCGGTCATCGGGGACTCGCTGCTGGGGGCTTTCCGGCAGACGCTGAGTCATGCTCCGCGAACCGACTGGAACGTGATGCACGGCTCGATGGTCGGCCGGTGGCTCGTAGGGGCGACGTGGTCTGCTGTCGGCGGGTTTTCGCTGGCGATCCTGCTGGTCTCCGTCGGCGCCGGTCTGCTGCAGGCGGGATTCCACATCTCGACCGAGACGATTGCGATCAAGTGGGAGCGGCTGCTGCCGACGCGGGGATGGCAGAAGCTGTTCTCGATGGAGTCGATGACGAAGGTCCTGGCGGCGGTGGCGAAGATCGCTCTCGCCGGGACGGTCGTGTGGCTGGTGATCCGCGGCGACTGGCATGCGCTCTCGACGGCGGGGCGGGTGAGTGTCCGTCACGCGGTGTTGACGGGGTGGTCGACGGCGGTGTGGCTGCTGCTGATGCTGGGGCTTTCGGCTTTGATCGTGGGTGCCGCCGATTATGGGTTTCAGTGGTGGCGGCACGAGCAGAATTTGAAGATGACGAAGGAGGAGGCGAAGCAGGAGCAGAAGGAAGAGAACGGGGACCCGCACGTGCGCAGCAAGCGGCGGCAGATGCAGCGGGAGATGCGGAAGCCGCGGGGGTTCAAGAATGTGGCGACGGCGACGGTGGTGCTGAAGAACCCGACGCACTTTGCGGTGGCTCTGCTTTATGACCCGGCGACAATGGCGGCGCCGAAGGTGGTGGCGAAAGGGGCGGGACCGCATGCGCGGCGGATCTTGAAGCTGGCGGAGGCGAATGGAGTTCCGGTGCTGGAGCGGAAGCCGTTGGCGCGAGCGCTGTACAAGATGGTGGATGTGGGGAAGGAGATTCCGATGGAGTTGTACCAGGCGATTGCGGAGATCCTGGCAACGGTGTACCGGACAAAGAAGGCAGCCTGA
- a CDS encoding flagellar biosynthetic protein FliR, protein MIPLGPFTTDNAPMAALAIGAFLVFLRIGSFVAFMPPFTGKGLPNTVKIGLAMALTLLWLPTARLDPGLAAALSLPKMMILGVAEVMTGLALAAILGLFLVPMKVAGSYITQEMGLEFASQASLVEAQEQSIVSTILEALGTLLFFSSGMDHFVFRVIGRSFQLNPVGGPWVRPNGEWIISAFGRMQEYGIQMAAPVAALLFLTSVTLFLLARWAPQINLFSVGFQIRLLAGLSALIVFLPELGRVSVSLFQRMARLSLST, encoded by the coding sequence GTGATTCCGCTGGGGCCCTTCACGACCGACAACGCTCCGATGGCGGCGCTCGCGATCGGAGCCTTTCTGGTCTTCCTGCGGATCGGGTCGTTCGTCGCGTTCATGCCGCCGTTCACCGGCAAGGGTCTGCCGAACACGGTCAAGATCGGCCTCGCCATGGCCCTGACTCTGTTGTGGCTCCCGACGGCCAGGCTCGATCCGGGCCTCGCCGCGGCGCTGTCGCTCCCCAAAATGATGATCCTCGGCGTGGCCGAAGTCATGACGGGCCTGGCGCTGGCGGCCATCCTGGGGCTGTTTCTCGTTCCGATGAAGGTGGCCGGCAGCTACATCACGCAGGAGATGGGGCTCGAGTTCGCTTCGCAGGCATCGCTCGTCGAGGCGCAGGAGCAGTCGATCGTCTCCACGATCCTCGAGGCGCTCGGAACGCTGCTATTCTTTTCGAGCGGGATGGACCACTTCGTGTTCCGGGTCATCGGCCGCTCGTTTCAGCTCAATCCGGTTGGCGGGCCGTGGGTCCGTCCCAACGGCGAGTGGATCATCTCCGCCTTCGGCCGGATGCAGGAGTATGGGATCCAGATGGCGGCCCCGGTTGCTGCCCTGCTCTTTCTGACGAGCGTGACCCTGTTCCTGCTGGCCCGCTGGGCGCCGCAGATCAACCTGTTTTCCGTCGGCTTTCAGATCCGCCTGCTGGCGGGATTGTCGGCCCTGATCGTCTTCCTTCCCGAGCTTGGCCGTGTCTCCGTGAGCCTGTTCCAGCGGATGGCGCGGCTGTCCCTCAGTACCTGA
- a CDS encoding flagellar biosynthetic protein FliQ → MSSLQVMEIGRDLLWTALWLSLPAVGVSLLVGLTISILQTLTSVQEQTLSFAPRIAAVCLILVLALPWMLRTSTAFTTRMVARMVEVTK, encoded by the coding sequence ATGTCCTCTCTCCAAGTCATGGAAATCGGCCGCGATCTCCTCTGGACCGCGCTGTGGCTGTCGCTGCCGGCGGTCGGGGTGAGCCTGCTCGTCGGCCTGACGATCAGCATCCTCCAGACGCTGACGAGCGTGCAGGAGCAGACGCTGTCGTTCGCGCCGCGGATCGCCGCTGTCTGTCTGATTCTCGTTCTGGCGCTCCCCTGGATGCTGCGGACCTCGACCGCGTTCACCACCCGGATGGTGGCGCGGATGGTCGAGGTGACGAAGTGA
- a CDS encoding flagellar export protein FliJ has protein sequence MKRFHSSYESLHRIRQQEARLAEMELGALVAELRQAQQRRDDARTAVDDASHQIASLPLGAITADRIQADQMFLFRLHGQLDESERAVEEQTVKVDQQTAQVVEKRAGVEVVQKLLDQQRRVHRQETLREQQVRLDELSAHRAARPHARPQTMQGDPS, from the coding sequence ATGAAACGATTCCACTCGAGCTACGAGAGTCTCCACCGCATCCGGCAGCAGGAAGCCCGGCTGGCGGAAATGGAGCTCGGTGCGCTCGTGGCGGAGCTCCGGCAGGCACAGCAGCGGCGGGACGACGCCCGCACGGCGGTTGATGACGCATCGCACCAGATCGCCTCCCTGCCTCTGGGAGCGATCACGGCGGACCGGATCCAGGCGGATCAGATGTTCCTGTTCCGGCTCCATGGCCAGCTCGACGAGAGCGAACGGGCCGTCGAAGAACAGACCGTGAAAGTCGACCAGCAGACCGCCCAGGTCGTCGAAAAGCGGGCGGGGGTCGAAGTCGTCCAGAAACTCCTTGATCAGCAGCGGCGGGTCCACCGGCAGGAGACTCTCCGGGAGCAGCAGGTCCGGCTCGACGAGCTGAGCGCCCACCGCGCCGCCCGTCCTCACGCCCGGCCCCAGACAATGCAAGGTGATCCGTCATGA
- a CDS encoding FliI/YscN family ATPase, whose amino-acid sequence MTLKLSGDRLRQRIADCDGFRTAGKLLSARELLTARLEAAVGDVCDLRLPDGRTIGCEVIGFDGEVAQVLPFHNVDGVRAGLEILRRNRPLSTPVGWELLGRVIDPLGRPIDGGPPLTPRRWKANHSVAPAALERPRITRPLETGLRSIDGLLTVGRGQRVGLFAGSGVGKSTLLGEIAKTARADLNVIALVGERGREVRPFVEDCLGPEGMRRSVVVLATSDETPLLRTRAVSTAVSIADDFRHRGTDVLLMVDSITRLAFAQREIGLLRGEPPGNRGYTPSVMHLLASTLERLGTSAQGSITGIITVLVDGDDMDEPIADAARGILDGHIVLDRKLAAKGHYPAIDVLRSISRLFTEITTPEHRAAALKVRECMAAYAEVADVVQLGVYKSGTSPRIDRAIQLQPAINALLRQTVNASCSFAETVKSLTTIAGAWGG is encoded by the coding sequence ATGACGCTGAAATTGAGCGGCGACAGGCTGCGCCAACGGATCGCGGACTGCGACGGTTTCCGGACCGCCGGGAAACTGCTTAGCGCCCGCGAACTCCTGACCGCGCGGCTCGAAGCGGCCGTCGGCGACGTCTGCGACCTGCGGCTTCCCGACGGCCGGACGATCGGCTGCGAAGTCATCGGCTTCGACGGCGAGGTCGCGCAGGTCCTTCCCTTCCACAATGTCGACGGCGTCCGCGCCGGCCTGGAGATCCTCCGTCGGAACCGCCCCCTCTCGACGCCCGTCGGTTGGGAGCTGCTGGGCCGGGTCATCGACCCGCTCGGCCGTCCCATCGATGGCGGTCCGCCGCTCACGCCGCGGCGCTGGAAGGCGAATCACTCCGTCGCGCCGGCTGCCCTGGAGCGGCCGCGAATCACCCGCCCGCTCGAAACGGGACTTCGCTCGATCGATGGACTCCTGACGGTCGGCCGCGGCCAGCGCGTCGGACTGTTCGCCGGCAGCGGCGTCGGCAAGAGCACCCTGTTGGGAGAGATCGCCAAGACAGCTCGTGCCGACCTCAACGTGATCGCCCTCGTCGGCGAGCGCGGTCGCGAAGTCCGGCCCTTCGTCGAGGACTGCCTCGGTCCCGAGGGGATGCGGCGGTCCGTCGTCGTCCTGGCGACCTCCGACGAGACACCGCTTCTCCGCACGCGTGCGGTCTCGACCGCCGTCAGCATCGCGGACGACTTCCGACACCGAGGCACCGACGTCCTCCTGATGGTCGACAGCATTACCCGCCTGGCCTTCGCCCAGCGCGAGATCGGCCTGTTGCGCGGCGAGCCCCCCGGAAACCGGGGCTATACCCCCTCGGTCATGCACCTGCTGGCCTCGACGCTCGAACGGCTCGGGACTTCGGCCCAGGGATCGATCACCGGGATCATCACCGTGCTCGTCGACGGGGACGACATGGACGAGCCGATCGCCGACGCGGCCCGCGGGATCCTCGACGGCCACATCGTTCTCGACCGCAAGCTGGCGGCGAAGGGGCATTACCCGGCCATCGACGTCCTGCGTTCGATCAGCCGGCTCTTCACCGAGATCACAACTCCGGAGCATCGGGCCGCGGCCCTCAAGGTCCGCGAGTGCATGGCCGCTTACGCCGAAGTCGCCGACGTCGTCCAGCTCGGCGTCTACAAGTCCGGGACGTCGCCGCGGATCGACCGGGCGATCCAGCTTCAGCCGGCGATCAATGCCCTGCTGCGGCAGACCGTCAACGCCTCGTGTTCGTTCGCCGAGACCGTCAAGAGCCTGACCACGATCGCCGGAGCGTGGGGCGGCTGA
- a CDS encoding FliH/SctL family protein codes for MFRYTLSTSTPLRQIQVRVADGDLDVAATSAPPPPPPPPPPPVAPPPTEDLRPLLMGLEETVREFEERRQQSLGELQQLAVELAVAVASHVIAKAVEAEQFDVTGLVQRLIDRLGLEAPLRVSLHPRDLQLFNAQIARDPATWKDRQLTLIPDPSLPRGSCRGEAPQGSVLSDASLHLAELRRHLLEGLDDAEIERRQAAPTDRGLRRFPDRRETA; via the coding sequence ATGTTCCGGTACACCCTTTCGACCTCGACGCCGCTGCGGCAGATCCAGGTCCGCGTTGCGGACGGGGACCTGGACGTGGCGGCCACGAGCGCTCCGCCCCCCCCTCCGCCTCCGCCCCCACCACCGGTCGCTCCCCCTCCCACGGAGGATTTGCGGCCGCTGCTGATGGGACTCGAGGAGACCGTCCGGGAATTCGAGGAGCGACGGCAGCAGTCGCTGGGGGAGCTTCAGCAGCTGGCGGTCGAGCTGGCGGTGGCGGTCGCCTCGCATGTGATTGCGAAGGCGGTCGAGGCGGAGCAGTTCGATGTCACCGGACTGGTGCAGCGGCTGATCGATCGGCTCGGACTCGAAGCTCCACTCCGGGTCTCGCTCCATCCGCGGGACCTGCAACTGTTCAACGCCCAGATCGCCCGCGATCCCGCCACCTGGAAGGATCGGCAACTGACACTCATTCCCGATCCCTCGCTGCCGCGCGGCTCCTGCCGCGGGGAAGCGCCGCAGGGATCGGTCCTCTCCGACGCCTCGCTTCATCTCGCGGAGCTGCGGCGGCACCTGCTGGAGGGGCTCGATGACGCTGAAATTGAGCGGCGACAGGCTGCGCCAACGGATCGCGGACTGCGACGGTTTCCGGACCGCCGGGAAACTGCTTAG
- a CDS encoding FliG C-terminal domain-containing protein, with product MLTKDDRPLILLRLLDSDVQQQVLEFLPPEQANGLRRGLASASAHDAVDWSLESSVIDEFEMMLAFLKSHAPPPPPPPSAVQLQVAEESAVAAGGSPAPGKKFIPSDDPLADLERMPAQQLGLTLLAEQPRTIAILLAKVSGARTAELLGFFKDDLKQAVIKELGRESIAHPTLFDRLARATIQRAVAAADGPPVEQSDRVGKLIEILRSLDKAQRGPMLEALEAEDPELAGKLAESLYKFEDLSTTEDRVIQKILGQVESSTLATALFKVDDAILQKVLKNLSRRAQQSLQEELQLQTHVAASKVTQARTAIAQIMAKLAREEDA from the coding sequence ATGTTGACCAAGGATGACCGCCCGCTGATTCTCCTCCGCCTCCTGGACAGCGATGTCCAGCAGCAGGTGCTGGAGTTCCTGCCGCCGGAGCAGGCGAACGGCCTCCGCCGCGGGCTGGCGAGCGCGAGCGCTCACGACGCCGTCGACTGGTCCCTCGAATCGAGCGTCATCGACGAATTCGAGATGATGCTGGCGTTCCTCAAGTCCCACGCCCCTCCCCCGCCCCCTCCTCCCTCGGCGGTCCAGCTGCAGGTAGCGGAGGAGAGCGCCGTAGCAGCGGGTGGCAGTCCGGCACCGGGCAAGAAGTTCATTCCCTCCGACGATCCGCTCGCCGACCTCGAACGGATGCCGGCGCAGCAGCTCGGCCTGACGCTCCTGGCGGAACAGCCCCGGACGATCGCCATCCTGCTGGCGAAGGTTTCGGGAGCCCGGACCGCGGAGCTCCTGGGGTTCTTCAAGGACGATCTCAAGCAGGCGGTCATCAAGGAGCTCGGCCGCGAGTCGATCGCCCATCCGACCCTCTTCGACCGTCTGGCCCGGGCCACGATCCAGCGGGCCGTGGCGGCCGCCGATGGTCCGCCGGTCGAGCAGTCCGACCGGGTCGGGAAGCTGATCGAAATCCTGCGGTCGCTCGACAAGGCGCAGCGGGGTCCGATGCTCGAGGCCCTGGAAGCGGAAGATCCCGAACTCGCCGGGAAGCTGGCGGAATCGCTCTACAAGTTCGAAGACCTCTCGACGACCGAGGACCGTGTCATCCAGAAGATCCTGGGGCAGGTCGAGTCGTCGACGCTCGCGACGGCGCTGTTCAAAGTCGACGACGCGATCCTGCAGAAGGTCCTCAAGAACCTCTCCCGCCGCGCTCAGCAGTCGCTGCAGGAAGAGCTCCAGCTCCAGACTCACGTCGCCGCGTCCAAGGTGACGCAGGCCCGGACCGCCATCGCCCAGATCATGGCGAAGCTGGCGCGAGAGGAGGACGCATGA